Proteins encoded together in one Triticum dicoccoides isolate Atlit2015 ecotype Zavitan chromosome 7B, WEW_v2.0, whole genome shotgun sequence window:
- the LOC119341420 gene encoding aspartic proteinase nepenthesin-2-like produces MAPKSILALALLVVLVPFSHGVTALVSSSPPFNGSSGGGFSLRLIANHQPTHYDLASLQRAKEQVKCRIKHQILPNEIRPFMCPLQEMMYAVMVGIGTGAGFQNYQLALDMAGGLSWMQCLPCQPCLPQLTPVFDPTKSPTYSTVPAHNTLWCRPPYQALPNGACGFRIEYRDATGASGYLARDTFSLPTGNNQFVPLEGIVFGCAHRTENFHNQDTVAGILSLGMGPVGKPPTAFTKQVLPHHGGRFSYCPFKPGTSLYSYLRFGNDIPSRPPAGVHRQSTPVLAPAENREAYFVKLAGITIGVNRLRSVTPDMFRRTAHGTGGCVIDIGTKMTSFVHAAYVHIEQAVRQHLEHHGAHIVVVRGHKCVQHPAAHVLPSMTLHFENGAWLRILPEHVFMPLVVSGHHYQCLGFVSSTDLTVIGARQQVNHRFIFDLHDTIPIMSFNAEDCHLEGA; encoded by the coding sequence ATGGCGCCCAAATCAATTCTAGCACTAGCCCTCCTTGTTGTCCTGGTGCCATTCTCCCATGGCGTCACGGCCTTGgtgtcgtcgtcgccgccgttcaACGGCAGCAGCGGTGGTGGCTTCAGCCTCCGGCTCATCGCCAACCACCAGCCGACACACTACGACTTGGCGAGCCTCCAGCGTGCCAAGGAGCAGGTAAAGTGCAGGATCAAGCACCAAATCCTGCCAAATGAGATACGGCCGTTCATGTGCCCGCTGCAGGAAATGATGTACGCCGTCATGGTGGGCATCGGCACGGGGGCTGGGTTCCAGAATTACCAGCTCGCACTGGACATGGCGGGCGGCTTGTCCTGGATGCAGTGCTTGCCGTGTCAGCCCTGTCTGCCGCAGCTCACCCCGGTGTTTGATCCAACCAAGTCCCCGACCTACAGCACCGTCCCGGCACACAATACCCTCTGGTGCCGTCCTCCCTACCAAGCTTTGCCAAACGGGGCGTGTGGGTTCCGCATTGAATATCGGGACGCCACCGGGGCTTCAGGGTACCTTGCCAGGGACACCTTCTCCTTGCCCACCGGGAACAACCAGTTTGTGCCACTGGAGGGCATCGTCTTTGGCTGCGCCCACCGCACTGAGAACTTCCATAACCAGGACACCGTCGCCGGCATCCTCAGCTTGGGAATGGGACCGGTGGGCAAGCCTCCGACAGCCTTCACGAAGCAGGTCCTTCCACACCACGGCGGCCGCTTCTCCTACTGCCCGTTTAAGCCGGGGACAAGCCTGTACAGCTACCTCCGGTTTGGTAACGACATCCCTAGCCGTCCACCGGCGGGTGTGCACCGCCAGAGCACGCCTGTTCTTGCGCCGGCCGAGAACAGAGAGGCCTACTTCGTCAAGCTCGCGGGGATCACCATCGGCGTCAACCGACTGCGCAGCGTCACGCCGGATATGtttcggcgcaccgcgcacgggacGGGCGGGTGCGTGATCGACATCGGCACGAAGATGACGTCGTTCGTGCACGCGGCGTACGTCCACATCGAGCAGGCGGTGCGGCAACACCTGGAGCACCACGGAGCACATATCGTGGTGGTCCGAGGCCACAAGTGCGTGCAGCACCCAGCGGCGCACGTCCTCCCGAGCATGACACTCCATTTCGAGAATGGTGCGTGGCTTCGGATCTTGCCGGAGCATGTGTTCATGCCGCTCGTCGTCAGCGGCCACCATTACCAGTGCCTTGGCTTCGTCTCGTCCACGGACCTGACGGTCATCGGCGCCCGGCAGCAAGTCAACCATCGCTTCATCTTCGACCTCCATGATACCATACCCATCATGAGCTTTAATGCCGAGGACTGTCACCTAGAAGGCGCCTGA